One Thermococcus sp. M36 genomic window, AAATCCAAAGCTCGTCGAAGGAGCTTTTCTCATTGCCTTAGTGGGACTCGCGGTGCTGACGGTTGACTCATACACATCCTCCAAATGGGTACAGCTCGGATATGAGGAATTCAAGTTTCCGGAGCTGAGGAAGTGGTTGCTTTCACATACGAAGCCATCAGACGTAATACTCAGTTCATATGAATCTTCATTCATGGTGTTCTCTATATCCGGAAGGAAGACGGTGCTGTTCAGGAGAACCCATGCATCCCCCTTCGTGGACTACAATAAGAGAAGTGCCGACATGATCGTGGTACTCCTCGGAAACAACACCACCAAGTCACTAGAACTCCTTCAAAAATATGGGGTTAAGTACGTGTACGTAGACAAGGTCGCGATCAACGATATTCTTTGGGTTCCCCTCGAGTACAGCGGATACCTCAGGAAAAACGGGATTCCGTGCAGAGTTGAATACATACGATACGATCCAGCAGACAGTTCAGGGGTCAAGATCAGGGCCTGCGTCGCCCGCTTCGGGATAGGTCCCTCGCTGAAAACACGTTTAGTGCCAGTTTTCCAGAAGGACGGCATGGTGATCTACAAGGTTCCAGGAGGCTGAAAAGCTGGCGGGCCGGGCGGGATTTGAACCCGCGACCTTCGGCTCCGGAGGCCGACGCTCTGTCCAGGCTAAGCCACCGGCCCACGGCCCATAAATACTCCCCCGACCGATTTAAAAATCTAACTGGGGCCGAAAAAACAGGAGGTACAAAAACTTTTTAGTCAAAGTGCCGTAGGTGCTCCAAGGATAAGAGGAGGATGGTGGCAATGCAACCCCACGAGTTCAAGCTTACGGAGGAAGGCATAAAAGCGGTTCTTCCCCCCCTCGAAGCGGAGATAATGGAGCACATGTGGAGGGTGAAGGTCGCCACCGCTGGCCAGGTCTACGAGTACATGAAGGAGAAGCACCCCGACATAAGGCGATCCACCATAAGCATACTCATGAACAGGCTCTGCGAAAGGGGCCTCCTCACGAGGAAGGTCGAAAAAGGCAGGGGAGGCATGAGGTACGTCTACTCAATCACCACTACCAGGGAGGAGTTCGAGGAGCGGGTAGTGCAGAGCATACTTGAGGCGCTCATGACCAACTTCAAGGAGGCGACGTACGCTTACCTGTCCAGAATAAGGAAGTAGTGATGTGAAATGCTCCTAGCAGTCATCGTCCTGGAGGGCCTGCTGGCGGTTATTGCACTGGAGCAGCTCGGCCTAGAGATATCACTGGCCGCGTTTGCACTGATACTGACCCTCTACTTCTGGGTCTCAAAAAAGGACATCAAGGGCGACTACGTTCTCCTACAGCAGGAGGAGATGCCCTGGCTCTACGAAGGAATAGCAGAGATGGCGCGGAAAGCCGGCATCTCAATGCCAACGGTCTACATACTGGACGACTACATCCCCCTGGCCTACTCCTTCAAGGACACCATAGTGCTGTCTCTGGGCCTCTTCGAAGTCCTTGACGAGGATGAGATACTGGCTGTGGCCGCCCACGAGATTGGACACATAAAGAACGGGGACACCAGGCTCTTCCCGGTGCTGGCCTACTCCCGGTACCTCATGATAACCTTCACAGTGGTCCTGGTGATACTGACCACGAGCCTGTGGACGGCGGTCGCTGCAGTTATACTCTACGGCATGTACGAGCTTTCCCGCGCGAACTTCCTGAAGGACAGGGAGTTCCTTGCCGACGAGACAGCGCTGAAGCTCCTTGACGTCCCGATGAGTCTCATGAAGGCCCTTGAAGAGCTCAAATACTACGAGGATCTGAGGAGCGGCGCCGGGGTCAGGGTGAGTGCAGTTCCGAGCATTGAACCGGCCATAGAGAGGCGCCAGAAGGTGCCCAGGATAGAAACCCACCCGAGCTACGACGAGAGGATATTCCGCATACTGGTCGAGATAAACGGCAGCAACATGTTCAACAGGCGCATGCAGTGATGGCGTATGGAAGTCGAGATATTCCTCGACAGGGAAAAGGCGGAGAAGATAAAGCGCATCCGGCCCACAAAGGACGAGTACTTCATGCTGATAGCAAAGCTAGTCTCGCTGAGGGCGACCTGCCCGAGGCTCCGCGTCGGGGCCGTTGCCGTAAAGGATGGGTACATACTCGCCACGGGATACAACGGCGCACCGAGGGGGATGGATCACTGCATCGACGTTGGGTGCCTGATGGTCGACGGACACTGCCACAGGGCTGTCCACGCGGAGCAGAACGTCATAGCGATGGCTGCAAGGAAGGGCATAAGCCTTGAGGGGGCAACGCTCTACGTCACTCACTTTCCCTGCGACATATGCTTCAAACTCGTCACGAACGCAGGGATAAAGGAGATAGTCTATGAGGAGATGTACCCGAACAGGGCCACTGAGGTACTTCTCAGGGAAGCTCAGGAGAAAGGGATAGTAAAGATACGGCAGTTCAGGCTCTCAAAGGAGAGGGTAAGGCTCTTCCTTGAGGAGCTCTTCGGGGAGTTCTCCGACTAAGTCTCCTCCCTGATCTTTTCCAGCTTCTCGTTTATCTCCTCCAGTTCTATGGCTATCTTCCGCGTGAGCTCGGTTATCTCCCTCTCAGCTCTGTCAACCGCCATGTAGAGCCTGAACATCATTATGTACGCAATACCTATGGCGGCGACGAAGAGCGCATCTAGGCCCCTGCCGAGCCCAAGAATCCTCCTTACTGCCTGGGAGATGCTCAGAGGGAATACCGACACCACCAGAAGCGCCAGAAGGACGGCCTCCCAGAACAGGAAGTCCCCCCACTCAACTTCCCTTTTTCCGTACTTGCCCAGCACGTAGACCATCAGGGCAACCACAACGACAATGGCGAGGTACTGAACGGTGTACATACCCATCACCTCAGCTTATCGAACAGCAGGTTGAGGGCTATCTTAACGCCCTCCAGGACGTTTGTCCCCTTCTTGATTGAATACTCGGTGTAAACGGCCCGGATGGGGACCTCCACGATGCGGCAGCCGTTTTTTGAGGCCTCAATTATTATCTCACTGGAGACGGCGTAGCGGTCACAAGTTATCCGGATTCTGGAAGCGCACTCCCGGCTCAGACACCTCAGTCCGCTCTGACTGTCGCTTATGTACCTGCCTGCAAAGACCGCTGTTATGGCATCGAGGACAAAGTTCCCAAAGCGCTTGACGAGGGGCATCTGGCTCACGTCACCCCTGAGCCTCGAACCCACCACGAAGTCGGTCCTTCCCTCAGCCACGGGCTTCATGACGCGCAGGGCGTCCTCCACAAGGTGCTGTCCGTCGGCATCGAACGTGAGTACCAGCCGGGCCCCTTTCGTTACCGCATACCTGATGCCTGTACCGAGGGCACCGCCGAGGCCACGGTTGACCAGATGGGTGAGGACGCGCACCCCCTTTGAACGTGCGATTTCCTCAGTCCCGTCCATGGAGCCGTCGTTGACCACTACTACCTCGTCCCTCCTGAAGTAGCGGAGCAGGTCATCAAGAACCCTGCCGATGGTCTTTTCTTCGTTGTATGCGGGGACAACTACATACGTGCTCAGAAGGTTCTCAATGAGGCGCCGCAGTTCGGCCATGTCCCGAACCTCAAAATCCGGAAGGGCGTCCACAGAAAAGCTCATTCTGCCTGCGTCATGGCCCGTCACCATGACACTCAGACTGCCAAGGCTTTTTGCTGGAAGCACATCGTAGCCATGATCGCCCACCACCAGAACCTTAGTTGGTTCAACCCCGACTTCCCTGATTATCCTTTCAAGCTGGCCCGGGCGGGGTTTCAGTTCCTCCGGCGGAACATCGTCTCTGGTTGAGACCACGGAAAAGTACCCGTCTATCCCGTGCATTTTCAGGGCCTTCACGGCCGCTCTGCGGGAGCTCCTTGTCATGATTGCCATCGGTATGCCCATGCCCCTGAGGAACTCAAGGACGTCCAGAACACCATCAAAAAGGAAGCTCTCCTCTATCCGCTCGCTCTCAAGCCCAACCAGAATGGAATAAAGCTCGTCGAAGTCCCTACCGCTCTCCGCAGAGATCCTCAGAAGGCTCTCGTACATTGGAGTAAGGTCCCCCATGAGATCCTCAGGGATTCCTATCCCAATGAGCCCGGATCTAAGATCCTCCTTTATCCGAGCAAAGGGCTTCGGGGCCCCCACCAGGGTTCCGTCGAGGTCAAAGACCACCAGTCTGATGTCCATCGCCTTCACCGAAGGGTTTATTTTATGACCGCTGTAAGGAAATGGGGTGTCCAGAGTATGATAGCGGCCGCTCTGCTTATAGGCTTAACCCTCTCACTCGTGCTCACATGGTATATATCCGGGAGGATGAGAGAAGCCGGGGTAACCGGACGGGACATACACAAGCCCGACCAGCCAGAAGTTCCGGAAATGGGGGGTCTCGCGCTTCTAATTGCACTCCCCATTGCGCTCTCACAGTTCATGGACACAACCATGGCCAAGGCGGTGGCCATATTCCTCCTGTTCGGCCTAGTTGGAATAGTGGATGACCTGACCCGCCTGAGGCAGCTCCACAAAGTGGTGCTCTCCCTCCTGGTTTCCGTCCCGGCCGCGTTCATTGGAGTCCCCCAGAGTGTTTACGTCCTGGGACACTCCGTGAACCTGGGGGCCCTTTACCCCCTCCTGGTGGTGCTCTTCGTCACGGGGTCAGCCAACCTCGTTAATATGCTGGCGGGGTTCAACGGGCTTGAGGTTGGGACATCGGCAATAGCCCTGGCAGTTCTGGCGGCAATAACTGAAGGAGACGCCCGCCTGCTGGCACTGGCGGGACTGGGAGTCTCCCTGGGGTTTCTGTGGTGGAACCGTTATCCCGCCCGTGTGTTCCCGGGGGACACCGGGACCCTGAGCCTCGGGGCTCTGATAGGTGTGGTCGGCGTCGTGGGGAAGGTCGAGGTCTACACGGCAGTGCTCCTGCTGCCGCACTTCCTGGACTTCGCGATAAAAGCGACAGGTGTGAGGTTCGGGGTCAGGAAACACGGGAGAACAACGGTACTGCCAGACGGAACGCTCAGGGCACCACCGTACCCGAGCTTTTTGGGGATAATAATGAGAAGGGTCAGAACCACCGAACCGAAGCTGGTCGCGATAGTCTGGCTGATAGAGGCTACCCTCGGCCTTCTCGTCCTGGCTCTTCATCTATTACTTTGACCATCCCAAATCCGTAGCGGGTCTTCTCCCCAAAGCCATTTTCATACCCGAACCGCGCTATCTCAGGGGAGCCGTGGTAGCGGAATATCATGAGGGAACCGCGGTAGTAGGTGTCCCTGACCAGTATCCTGACCGGCTTAAACTTGATGACATCAATGGAGAAGTCCCTGTCCTCGGGCATGGTGCCCATGATGGATGAATAACGCATCAGCATTACCTTGCGGAGCTTGTCGAAAAAGGCCTCCTCGTTCGGATAGAGATCCCATATCTTCATGCGGTTGCCGCTGAGCTTGACCGTCCGCACCATTATGGGGCTCAGTGTGGAGAAGAGCGAGCCGTCCTTTATTTTCGGCTCCCTCAGAATCTTTATATCATCCGCCACAAAGACGGCCTCGCCAAGACGGAGAACCGGGCTGTCAATGAAGCCCTCCACAACTGCCTTTATGAGCTCCCCGGACGAGGAAGAGACGTAGAGCGACACGTCGTCCGACAGCACCTTTATCCCCTTGTCAGGGATGAGCTCGCGCTTCCTCACCATGATCCGTGAGAACGTGAAGTAGTCAACGTGACTTACCTCGGCCTCCCGGGCTATCTCCGGGGAGACCACCGCCATCTTTTCGATGAGCTGAGTGTACACATCATAGTTGTAGTTGAAAGGGAGAACAGTACCCTCCTTTGCGGGCCTGAACTTTATCTCAATCCTCATTACATCCCACCCCTTGCTATAACCTCTTTATAGTTGGCACTAGAAGTTAATAAGAATTTCGCAGATGAACCATCCATTGATTACTCCGGAATCAAGTCAGGAAATATCCACACCCATGACACCAAAGGTATATAAAGTGAGCATACCAGAGAAGTACATGGAAAGGATAGAGTTAAAAGGGCACTTCTACACAGCCCAGTCCGTGAGAGGTGAAAAATTATGAGCGTTGAGAACGTTGGAGTAAAACCTTCAGAAGAGTACGATGATTACGTCATATACCTTAAAAGGAGGATCAGACAGCTTGAGCTCCAGGTAAGAACACTGGAGGCGGACAAGGAGAGGCTTGAAAGGGAACTGTCCCGCTTGAGGATGGAAATGTCCCGTCTCCGGCAGCCTCCGGCCTTTGCCGGCACCCTGCTGGAGGTTCTGGACGACGACAGGGCAATAGTCCAGAACTTCAACGGCCCCAGGTTCGTCGTCAGGATTGCACCATGGATAGAGAGGGACAAGCTCAAACCCGGTGCAAGGGTGGCCCTCGACCAGAGGACGATGGCGGTTGTGGAGCTCCTCCCGAGCGAAAAAGACCCAAGCGTCCTCGGCTTTGAAGTCATCGAGAGGCCGGAGGTCAGCTATAAGGACATCGGCGGACTCAACAAGCAGCTCCAGGAGCTGAGGGAAGCAATAGAGCTGCCCTTAAAGCATCCGGAGCTCTTCGAGAGGGTTGGTATAGAGCCCCCGAAGGGTGTCCTCCTCTACGGTCCCCCCGGCTGCGGAAAAACCCTAATGGCAAAGGCCCTCGCCAGGGAGGTCAACGCCACGTTCATAAGGGTCGTTGGGAGTGAGCTCGTGAGGAAGTTCATAGGAGAGGGCGCAAGACTCGTCCACGAACTGTTCGAGCTGGCCAAGGAGAAGGCACCCACCATAATATTCATTGACGAGATAGACGCCATCGGGGCAAAGAGAATGGACGAGACGACCGGTGGAGAGAGGGAAGTCAACAGAACCCTGATGCAGCTCCTAGCCGAGATGGACGGCTTCGACCCAAGGGGCAACGTCAAGATAATAGCCGCCACCAACAGGCCGGACATCCTTGACCCTGCCCTGCTCAGGCCCGGACGCTTCGACAGGCTCATAGAGGTGCCCCTCCCAGACTTCCGCGGAAGGCTGGAGATCCTCAAAGTCCACACCAGGAAAATGAACCTCAGAGACGTTGACCTGAGGGTCATAGCCGAGCTGACGGAGGGGGCGAGTGGGGCGGACCTCAAGGCCATAGCCACAGAGGCCGGGATGTTCGCCATAAGGGACAGGCGTGAGTACGTCACTCAGGACGACTTCCTGAGGGCAGTGGAGAAGGTTTTCGGGGCGGAGCAGAGGCTTGCCCAGCAGATAGCAATGCATGAGGTCATGTACGGCTGAAGCCGCCTTCCCCAATCTTTTCTTCCAGTCCCATAATCCCAAGTGCAAGCGCATACATTGCCGGAACTGAGAGGAACGCGGCCCTGTATCCTAAGGAGTCTATCAGCAGCCCCATGATGTAGGGCCCCACAGTTGCCCCAAAGAACCCGACCATGTTTACAAAGCCCATCACCGATCCCAAGTTTTCAGACGTGGCCTTTTCGGAGGCGTATGCGGTTACAATGGCCCCAACGGAATAAAAGGTCAGTCCCAGAGGCAGTATTACCCAGGGAGATGCGCTCAATGCCAGAACGAGTGTCAGAAAGGCGTTCAGCCCAAAAACCAGTGAAACGCTCCTCCGGCCGATTCTGTCGTAGAGAGCCCCACCGAAAAGGGAGCCGGCCACACCCACCAAGGACAGCAGGGAAAAGAGCATGGAGGCCCTCCGGATGGAAACGCCGTAGCTGACAAGGAAGGACACAAGGAACGTGAGCAGACCGAAGAAAGCCGCCAGGACTATGAAGTTGGCGGCACTCAGCAGGTATACGTTCCCCGGGAGCGAAAGTCTAACCCTGGAGGGGCGGGATACCTCCCCCCTGACGGCGAACGCAAGGGCAAGGCCGATGAGGAGGCTCATCCCTGACAGCAGGACAAAGGCATAACGCCATTCGAGTGCCAGGGCGATGGGGGCAGCTATGATGGGCGCTATCCCGCTCCCGACCGGCGGACCGATCATGAAAAACCCAAGGGCAGAGCCCTTTCTCTCCCGGTAGACCTCACTTATCAGGGCGGTGGCGGGGGCATAGTAAAGCCCAGAAAACACACCGTAAAGCGCCCTAACGGCCAGAAGCTCCCAGTACTGCCTGGCGAACAGTATCAGGGCGGAGGAAAGAGAGTAGCCGATTATGCTCATGACGAGGAGCCTCTTTCTACCGATCCGATCCCCAATGTACCCTGCGGGAACCTGAACTACCGCATATGGAAGGAGAAGGGCCGTCATCAGGAGGCCCGCCTCAGCGTTATTTATCCCCAGCTCTGCCCGTATCATCGGGATCAGCGGAGGAACGGCCATTCTATGGGCGTAGTTGAAGATCCAGCCCAGGGACACCAGCAGGAGGAGCCTCTTCTTCATGGTTTCGATAAAAGACTGTACGTTTAAAAAACTGTTGGGAGCCAATTAATATTTATAAGGTGCCGTGGATACCGGTCCAAGGGAGAGGCCATGGTGAGCAAACTGCTGGCACTGGAAGCGTACCCTATGCTGCGAGACTTGGACTTCCGGATACTGCGAGGGGTAGAGCTGAACATGCGGCACCACAGGTGGGTTCCCCTCGAGGACGTGGCGCGCTTTGCCCGTGTGGACGTGGAGACCGCATCGTTCCGCCTCGGAAAGCTGGACGATATGTCCCTAGTCAGGAGGAGGAGCGACATAGGCTACATCGGCTATCAGCTGACGATACACGGCTACGATGTCCTCGCCATAAGGGCGCTGGCGAAGAGGGGGGTGGTCGAGGCCATAAGCACCGCCCAGATAGGGGTCGGTAAAGACGCGGACGTCTACGTCGGGGTAACCCCGTCTGGGGAAAAGGTCGCGGTGAAGTTCAACAGGATAGGTGGGAGGACTGCCTCGCGGAAAGCGGCCTATCATGGGGACGTTTTCCACGACAAACGCCACACAAGCTGGCTCTACGTTTCGAGGCTGATAGCCAAGAAGGAGTACGACGCCCTGGTTCTGCTCAGCCCCATAGCCAGGGTTCCAAGGCCGGTAGCTTGGAACAGGCACGTGGTCGTCATGGAGTTCGTCGAGGGCACTGAACTGGCGGAGCTGAGGGACAGCGATCTCACCACTGAGGAGGCCGGAAACGTCCTAGACAGGGTTTTGGAGGAGTACCTCAAGATAGTCCGCTTCGGGATAGTGCACTCCGACATGAGCGAGTTCAACATAGTTTTAACCAATGACGACATACTGATAATAGACTGGGCACAGTACCTCACGACCGCAAACCCTGACAGCTATGAGATGTTAAAGAGGGACATAACAGTGCTGCTGAACGCCTTCAGGAGGAGGTGGCGCGTGGAGAGGAAGTTTGAGGAGGTGTGGCCCGTCTTTGAAGACGCCTGGCGTGAGAGCAGAGGTAAAAGGGGATGAACAGCATGGAGAGAATAGCCGCCCTCTTTCGAGAGGCGGTTGAGGCGGAGAACGCCAGGGACCTTGAGAGGGCAAAGAAAAAGCTCGACGAAATAATGGGGATGACCAAGAACGAACGGCCGGAGGTATACTTTGAGGCATGCTTCCGGCTGGCTGACATCCTGCTCCAGGAGGACAACTACAGGGGGGCCGTAAAGTGCGCCATCCGGGCAGTGAGAGCGGCCCCGAACGATGAGCTATACCGCCTTGGACTCCGGATGCTGGGGGACATACTGTTTATGATGAAAGAAAACGGAAGGCTGGCGGAGCTTGGAAAGGACATGGAAGTTACCCTAAGCCTGATAAAAGACAGAGAGGAGCTCCACAGGTTTGTCCTCACCATCATACGGCTCGCTAGGGGAGAAGATGTTGAGGGAACCTTCGAGTCCAAAGAGATGCGTGAGATAATTGAAAGCCTCAAAGGATAGAGTCGAGCACCCTGCGTACGTACGAGCCGTCCGGACGGACAGGGAAGTTATATGGCTCCTTCCTAGGCCTCTCGTTGTAGTAGGGCCTGTTGCAGCCGGGACATCCGTGGGTCGAGAATATCTCCGGGGGAAGGAGTGAAGCCAGCTCCTCTTTAGACATCCCGAAGCCCACCAGAGAACCGTTGCTGTCGAATTCAAAGCCGTCCGCCCCCATAATGCCTTCTTTTATGAGGTAGTGGGCTATCTGGATCCGCCTGTACCTTTCGAGGGACGGGGGCTTTGCGTTCTCAAGGCGGGTTCCCCTTACAGGGGTGAAAGCAAAAAGGGAGACCCATGCGCCCATAGAGTAAGCAGCCTCAATGGCCTCAACAAGCTCCCTGTCCGTCTCCCCGAGACCGATTATAAGGTGCACGAGTGCTTTCCCCTCACCGAATACCTCGATAACGTCCTCTGTGAAACGCCACATGTCATCCCACGAGTACATGGAGTCCTTGACCACGGGATACAACCTCTTGCTGGCAACGTCGAGGCCGACGCCGATGTAATCGACGCCGAGATGCCTGAACTCCTCAAGGACGTCCCTCCCCACGGGGGTTATAGAGACCGACACTGGCATCCCCAGGGGCTGAAGGCGGCTCAGGATTTCAACCGTGTCGTCTACCAGGCCGGGGTAATCAACGGTCTGGAGGCAGACCCTCGCAAAGCCCCCCGCGGGCAGGCTTTCGACCACCTCATCCAGCTCGAAGGCAGGCCAAGTAACGCGGGACAGCTTCTCAAGGTCGGCCCGGCTTTCCCTCGCCTGGACGCAGAAAGCGCAGTTGTTCCTGCAGTGTCCCGGCCAGTACGTCATCAGGTACGCCGTCGTGGGTTTCGCGAGAATCTTAGCCCTCACGAGACCCATGGCTATCGCAGTTCCGTAGGAGACCCTAATTTTCATCGCCTCTACCTCCCGTGATAAGGGGGACGTGGACTATTATAAGCGATGCGGCGGCTATAAAGGGGAGCAGAGGAAAGACGCCGGCGTATCCCCTCAAACCCGCGACGTAGCCGAGGACAACCTGTCCCCCGAGCATTCCGAGGTCAAAGAACATCGTGTACACACTCGAACCCATCGTCCGTATCCTTCCCGGCAGGGGGGCGAGGGCCATAAGCTGCATCGCCGGAACCGAAAGGCCGAACCCCCCACCTATCAGAAGGGCGCTTATGTAGGACAGGTAGGGGAGCCTGTGGTATATGAGAACCACGTACCCCGCAATGACCAGAAGAACCCCCGTTCTTATGACGGGTATGGGGCCGATCCTGTCCGCGGTCTTGCCCCCTATCAGCCTCATTATAAAGCTCGCCACACCTATGACCATCATGTAGAGGCCGAACACCCTCTGGGGAAGGTCGATGGTCTTGTAGAACGCCGGTAGGTACGTGATAACGCCCGCGTATGAGAAGGCAAAGAAAAACAGGGCCAGTGAGGCGGCTATGAAGTAGGGGCGGAGAAGTTCGGAGTAACCCACATGCCCCGTGTGAACACTTTTGTGCTGGAGCCCCCGTTCGCCCATCCAAACAGGTATCACAAAGGCGGCACCGATGAGGGCAAATATGAACGTAAAGGTGAATGCCCCAACAAAGCCCAGAATGTCCGAGAGGTACCCTCCGAGGGCAGGCCCCACGATGTTGCCTAGGGAGAACATCATACCGCGCCAGCCGAGGGTCTCCCCCACCCTTCCCTCAGGTGCGAGGTCAACGGCGGTGGAGAGACTGGAGGGAAAGAATATCCCCATTGAGAACCCGTGAATCGCCCTGGCTGCCGCAAACACCCACAGGTTCCCCAGGAGGGCGGACGACACGTAGAGGAGCCCTGCGATCATCCCAAGGACATTCCCCAGTATCATGGCCTGGAACCGGTAGCCCCTGTCCCCGATCAGGCCGCCGAGGGGCTTCGAAATCAAGGATATGACCGATGCTATGCCCGCTACCAGGCCAACGAGAAACGGCGTCGCACGGAGCGTGATCGCAAATGGCGAGATTATGGGGTTCACTACGCTTATCCCCAGGAAGAAGAAAAACGTGGACAGGTTGAGCAACCAGACGTCCCTAAGGCGGCTCCCCACTAAACACCCGCCTCCGGCCCGTCCATACCGTCCTGCATGAAGGCATAGCTCATATGCTTCGTGTTCTTGGCGAAGCCGACGTTGCCTTTAGAGTCAACCATGATGATGCCCATCGTGTCCCTGCCGAAGTAGCGCGTTGCGAGGCTTATCGCCGCATCGCTAGCCGCCTGGGCGTCCATCCCGAGGCGGACAAAGTCGGTGGCGCTCTTGGCAAGGGCAAGCTTTATGGCCACCTCCCCCAGACCCGTGCAGGAGGCCCCTGCCACTTCATTGGCGTAGGTTCCGCCGCCGATTATCGGCGTGTCGCCGACCCTGCCGAACATCTTGAGGAAGACCCCACCGGTGGACGTTCCAGCCACGACTTCCTCGCCGTCGAAGGCGACCGCACCAACAGTGCTCCTGAGGACTTCGGGATACTCCTTGATAAGCTCGTTGAGCTTCTTCCAGTGCCGGGTCTCACCGCTCTCTATGAGCTTCTTCCTGAGCTCCTCCCATTGTCCGAGCCTCTCGTCGGTTACGGGGTTGTACTCCTCAAAGCCGAGCAGGCGGGCGAACTTAACCGCACCCTCTCCCGCGAGGAGGACGTGGTCGGTCTTCTCCATGACCTTTCGAGCGACGCTTATCGGGTTCTTGACGCCCCAGATCCCGGCGACGGCGCCGGCTTCGAGCGTTTTGCCGCGCATTATGGCCGCGTCCATCTCGACCTTTCCGTCGAGCGTCAAAACGCTCCCGGTTCCAGCGTTGAAGAGGGGATTGTCTTCCAGGGCCTTGACGGCTTCCTCAACGGCATCGAGGGCCGAACCGCGCTTGAGTTCCCTCCAGCCGGCCAGTACAGCTTCCCTTACACCAT contains:
- a CDS encoding BlaI/MecI/CopY family transcriptional regulator, whose translation is MQPHEFKLTEEGIKAVLPPLEAEIMEHMWRVKVATAGQVYEYMKEKHPDIRRSTISILMNRLCERGLLTRKVEKGRGGMRYVYSITTTREEFEERVVQSILEALMTNFKEATYAYLSRIRK
- a CDS encoding M48 family metallopeptidase is translated as MLLAVIVLEGLLAVIALEQLGLEISLAAFALILTLYFWVSKKDIKGDYVLLQQEEMPWLYEGIAEMARKAGISMPTVYILDDYIPLAYSFKDTIVLSLGLFEVLDEDEILAVAAHEIGHIKNGDTRLFPVLAYSRYLMITFTVVLVILTTSLWTAVAAVILYGMYELSRANFLKDREFLADETALKLLDVPMSLMKALEELKYYEDLRSGAGVRVSAVPSIEPAIERRQKVPRIETHPSYDERIFRILVEINGSNMFNRRMQ
- a CDS encoding cytidine/deoxycytidylate deaminase family protein, with protein sequence MEVEIFLDREKAEKIKRIRPTKDEYFMLIAKLVSLRATCPRLRVGAVAVKDGYILATGYNGAPRGMDHCIDVGCLMVDGHCHRAVHAEQNVIAMAARKGISLEGATLYVTHFPCDICFKLVTNAGIKEIVYEEMYPNRATEVLLREAQEKGIVKIRQFRLSKERVRLFLEELFGEFSD
- a CDS encoding DUF2304 domain-containing protein gives rise to the protein MGMYTVQYLAIVVVVALMVYVLGKYGKREVEWGDFLFWEAVLLALLVVSVFPLSISQAVRRILGLGRGLDALFVAAIGIAYIMMFRLYMAVDRAEREITELTRKIAIELEEINEKLEKIREET
- a CDS encoding glycosyltransferase, with the translated sequence MDIRLVVFDLDGTLVGAPKPFARIKEDLRSGLIGIGIPEDLMGDLTPMYESLLRISAESGRDFDELYSILVGLESERIEESFLFDGVLDVLEFLRGMGIPMAIMTRSSRRAAVKALKMHGIDGYFSVVSTRDDVPPEELKPRPGQLERIIREVGVEPTKVLVVGDHGYDVLPAKSLGSLSVMVTGHDAGRMSFSVDALPDFEVRDMAELRRLIENLLSTYVVVPAYNEEKTIGRVLDDLLRYFRRDEVVVVNDGSMDGTEEIARSKGVRVLTHLVNRGLGGALGTGIRYAVTKGARLVLTFDADGQHLVEDALRVMKPVAEGRTDFVVGSRLRGDVSQMPLVKRFGNFVLDAITAVFAGRYISDSQSGLRCLSRECASRIRITCDRYAVSSEIIIEASKNGCRIVEVPIRAVYTEYSIKKGTNVLEGVKIALNLLFDKLR
- a CDS encoding glycosyltransferase 4 family protein; this translates as MIAAALLIGLTLSLVLTWYISGRMREAGVTGRDIHKPDQPEVPEMGGLALLIALPIALSQFMDTTMAKAVAIFLLFGLVGIVDDLTRLRQLHKVVLSLLVSVPAAFIGVPQSVYVLGHSVNLGALYPLLVVLFVTGSANLVNMLAGFNGLEVGTSAIALAVLAAITEGDARLLALAGLGVSLGFLWWNRYPARVFPGDTGTLSLGALIGVVGVVGKVEVYTAVLLLPHFLDFAIKATGVRFGVRKHGRTTVLPDGTLRAPPYPSFLGIIMRRVRTTEPKLVAIVWLIEATLGLLVLALHLLL
- the cas6 gene encoding CRISPR-associated endoribonuclease Cas6, whose translation is MRIEIKFRPAKEGTVLPFNYNYDVYTQLIEKMAVVSPEIAREAEVSHVDYFTFSRIMVRKRELIPDKGIKVLSDDVSLYVSSSSGELIKAVVEGFIDSPVLRLGEAVFVADDIKILREPKIKDGSLFSTLSPIMVRTVKLSGNRMKIWDLYPNEEAFFDKLRKVMLMRYSSIMGTMPEDRDFSIDVIKFKPVRILVRDTYYRGSLMIFRYHGSPEIARFGYENGFGEKTRYGFGMVKVIDEEPGREGRG
- a CDS encoding proteasome-activating nucleotidase, with protein sequence MSVENVGVKPSEEYDDYVIYLKRRIRQLELQVRTLEADKERLERELSRLRMEMSRLRQPPAFAGTLLEVLDDDRAIVQNFNGPRFVVRIAPWIERDKLKPGARVALDQRTMAVVELLPSEKDPSVLGFEVIERPEVSYKDIGGLNKQLQELREAIELPLKHPELFERVGIEPPKGVLLYGPPGCGKTLMAKALAREVNATFIRVVGSELVRKFIGEGARLVHELFELAKEKAPTIIFIDEIDAIGAKRMDETTGGEREVNRTLMQLLAEMDGFDPRGNVKIIAATNRPDILDPALLRPGRFDRLIEVPLPDFRGRLEILKVHTRKMNLRDVDLRVIAELTEGASGADLKAIATEAGMFAIRDRREYVTQDDFLRAVEKVFGAEQRLAQQIAMHEVMYG
- a CDS encoding MFS transporter → MKKRLLLLVSLGWIFNYAHRMAVPPLIPMIRAELGINNAEAGLLMTALLLPYAVVQVPAGYIGDRIGRKRLLVMSIIGYSLSSALILFARQYWELLAVRALYGVFSGLYYAPATALISEVYRERKGSALGFFMIGPPVGSGIAPIIAAPIALALEWRYAFVLLSGMSLLIGLALAFAVRGEVSRPSRVRLSLPGNVYLLSAANFIVLAAFFGLLTFLVSFLVSYGVSIRRASMLFSLLSLVGVAGSLFGGALYDRIGRRSVSLVFGLNAFLTLVLALSASPWVILPLGLTFYSVGAIVTAYASEKATSENLGSVMGFVNMVGFFGATVGPYIMGLLIDSLGYRAAFLSVPAMYALALGIMGLEEKIGEGGFSRT